actctgatctTTAATTCTGATTTTTCAACTCCTTCAGTATATCATTGTGAAAGTATATAACATTTGGATATTTTGGAACCTACATGAACTCTGATTACATATTCAATTTATAATGTAattgtttcacactttctgttAAATTCTGTTACGTCTGCcaatgtgattggttgttgaacTATTTGCCTACGCTATTGATTGTCGCTCCTGCGTGACGCTGGAGAGGGTTGGAAAGAGACTTTGAACACAACCCCATACAAAGGGGGAAACACAAAGAGCACAAGGGAGAAGGAAGACATTTAACTCAAAAGTCTATTTTCTAATCAACATGTTGCATCTGCAAGCATTCTATCTAACATTATTGTTAACAACACTTTGCTATTGCTACCCAGTTTCAGGTAAATCGCTTGATaattttgtgttctgtgtgggtATATTAACCTATGTGAATGTGTAACATGTCCTCTCTGCGTGCCTGTTATCCTATCACCACTGATagttgttgtgttctgtgtgggtATATTAACCTATGTGAATGTGTAACATGTcgtctctgtgtgcctgttaTCCTATCACCACTGCTAGTGTTCTTGGAGGCTGATGTAGCCCATGAGGTTCTCCAGCGCAGTCGGAGGGCCAACTCAGGCTGGTTTGAGGAGTTAAAGATGGGAGACCTGGAGAGGGAATGTCTAGAGGAGCTGTGCTCCTATGAGGAGGCGCGGGAGGTGTTTGAGCACACTGAAACTACGGTCAGCATTTTCAACTTCTTAACCATGGTCACTAAAGACAAACCAATTCTTTTTTCATATAATTTCTCCTCTGCATAGCTTTGACGAATTGAGTTTAGCTGTAATAGTTACAATCCTCTaattataaatgtaaaaaacCATGACTATGATGTTAAACGAAGAAAAAACGTACCTATCTAAACTGTGCTATTGCTTTCATGGTTTGCTTGAATGGTGAAAAGTAAATAACAGTGTTGTGTATACCCACTTATACTGATTTTCCCTTTCTAGAATGAATTTTGGCATAAATATAATGGTGAGCCCTTTTTCTTAATTTTCCTGATAATATTTACCTAAACACTTTCAGCAAAAAACATATCATCTCACTACAAATAGCATAACAACATACATTGCTTATCAGTTGTAGATCACTGCCTATCCAGTCCCTGTGCCAACGATGGGAGCTGCACAACCCGTCTGGAGTCCTACACCTGCCTTTGCCTCCCTGGATTCAGTGGGCGAAACTGTGAGCAAGGTTTGGCACCAAACATCAGTGGTCAATCTTAGTGTCATACTGTAGGTAGTCAAACATCAGTGGGCAATATTAGCGTCGCTAAAAGTCTTCTCCCCTGTTTTGAACCCTAACCATCTAGGTCACACCTTTATTTGACACATAACTGCTTGCTTCACATATATTCTGATGGGGGCAACACATCTTTGTTTAAGTCTTTGAAATTGCATTTGAGTCTCTGCGTTGTCGCCTTCTGCCACCCGCTAGCAATCAGGCTAAGGAAATGGCTGCTATCTGGCATTTGCTGTCATGGCATCTCCTGAATAACGATGACAGTCAATGGAACCTCCTAAAcccagaaaaaagaaaacaacatgagcaATGTACCTGCTCAGTTTCCATAGCTGTGTCCTTATAAAACAATATGAGTAATGTACCTGCTCAGTTTCCATAGCTTTGTCCTTATAACCTCTGATAAGTGTGATTCTATATGCAACATATTAACCCCCTCCATACTGATGTTGCTGCATTTCCAACAGTAGCAATCACACAAGGaagcagtctgtgattctgtcCAGAAGTTGATATTTTATAAGTTAATATTTGAGCTCAATAATCAATCAAATGATTCTCTGTTAAAACATGCACATTACTCATGGTCACAGGTTTGAACCCATTGGGGGCTGTGCTACACAAAGCTAGTTTACACTGGGACAATAAAGCCCAGTAATGCTTTAGGCACCTTGTAAGGCATCTACAGTGGTGTATCCAGCCTACTCAATATAGAACTCGCTTTGATGCTGTTGATGTCTAACACAATTGTCATTATCTTCCTGACAGAATACAAAGCCATCCCTGAGACCTGTCTTTATGATAATGGTGGATGTGAGCATTTCTGTCAGGAGAAGGAGGGTCAACGCTATTGTTCATGTGCCGATGGTTACTTCTTAGGAGCTAATGGAGAGAAATGTTTCACTCAGGGTAAGGCAATCACATACATTTGTTAAAATGAATGGACACAATTACCAAATTTGTGATTGAATACAGCcattttattataattttgaTCACTGATCAAGAAAAACACTGATCGATTatatagctagttatctaggtGTCACAATCTCCTCAATTTAACTTCAGGGATAAGGTAGAAACTACCAACTACCAACTGTTAAAATGGTTCCCTAagatagagatagctaggatagttaaaaagCTACGATAGGTTGAAACTCACCTCTAGCGGAGGTTCACACTCCGTAGCATAGCATTAAATAAGCTAGAGTCTGTTGGGAGCACATGTCTTCCGTTACTTTACTGTTATGGAAGGCTGAGTGTGGATAAAAATGTGTTACTTatcccatgtttttttttacctgatacattaatgggattAATATgtgaaagggggggagagagagacctattCACGctttacctggcagagttactgtgcgGTTAGTTAGTTTAAATCACAGAGCTGCAGAaattttacaaaatcaatgtataaactaCGGTTAATAGTCAGGAAGCTACGGCAGTTAcctgtattgtttgtattgtTAAAAAGGCCACAGAAAGTGGACAAATACCATCCATCAATTTAAAACAATATGATCTCCACTTCCCCAATGCTCTTGGTGCCGAAATCTTTTTGTTGGTTTGAGTCATAGCACATCTTTCTGTACTCATTTGTTCCTGCTCTTTCTAGAGGACATCCCGTGTGGTAAGGCTCCTCTGGACCCTTCTGTGAGTCTCGGTGGATCGTTGGATCCTCGGGCTAGGATTGTGGGAGGGTCTGTATGCCCTAAAGGTCACTGTCCATGGCAGGTAAATGACATTCAAATGCATTGATGTGCATTCATTGTCAACCAGTTGTAGAGTATCTGTAATGTGTATGGAGTTTGATTGTATTATATGAGGGGATTTCAGCTTGCGTGTAGATAAGCCCATGACCAGTTATGCTAAGGAACTAGGGGGCAGATGTACTAACTTGTTAGCACCCATTTTAGGTGTAATTTCATTGCAATGTGCGCCTACTAAACATAGCGTGTTATGTAGAAACAGACCACATGTGCGAACACCACATTCTGCCTGCTGCAAGCATTCAGAATGACAAATTGCGCTCTTCtcatgtatgtatatgcattcaTGGAAGGGTCGTGGGAGAAGTGGGAGTTTTGGGTTGAATTATGTAAGGAGATGCCCAAGCTGTGACTAGCTACTTATTCTATTGTATGTATGGAAACTGCAGGGGAAAGTGCACATCTGTTTTGCTGTGAAATTTGCTCTGCCTCTAAAGCAGGTGTAATCCAGATTGCGTATTTCATGAGTGTATAGGCGAAACATTCAGGAACAATTTAAAAAGTATTACGAGAACCAGTTTTGCTGCTCTCTGACGTAGCACCCCATTGAGTGCCTGAAGTCGATTGGCTAAGCATGGTCTAGGCCAGGGGTCCTCGATTGGCGGACTCCGGTCcagatccggacccagacgcaataaAATTTGGCCCAAgccaacattctaatttaatcatgatccaagtgagttttcattggtgcgtgatttcgcgctttatatttttttcctactcgatgtggtttctatcttccgtgtccaatccagaggtccaatcaggagctgtaataacaacatcactatgacaactcactcactcaatgttggccgcgagctctgtgggtcacgcaggttgtgtgtgtcaacggCAACAACGTgggcagatcgatttgtgaacaacatctgtttctcagcaaacgaaaatcatggtgtgctctaaacccgacaaaaaacgaaaagttgattccaaaaatggCGAGATGAAGTGGTGAAATGATGATGTTCTCAGCATCTAATTTGAACAGCTCTTGAAGGGGTGGGCGTTTACGCTGTCCCACTGATGCTTCAGATGAACTGCTGTATACCTGAACACTGCatatattttatgtttatattttactttttaaacAGTAATTTTAGCCAGTGTGGCATCACTATTATCGCGGTGGTGTTTTAATATGCTTTGAGGATTAGATTTGAGATTCAAAACTCATCTCATTGGCTGCCGACCTCCGAGTATTAATTGATTCCAACGCCTGTGtgcacctcacacacctgcatccGTCACATGTGGATTCCAAAATCAAGTTAGGTGAATGAGGTGAATGCCATGCAGTAAATCCACCCCCAGGGAAAAGcaaccacacacaggcaccctaTGACATTTGACATGTCATGCATTTTACTTACTCACTGAAGAGGCTACTAGGCAAAGCTCCATATCTGATTGTTTGGAGAAGTTTGAGATTGCTTGCTCAGGGCACTTTGTCACATGAGTGAGAGTGATATTTCATGTTGTGTATTCCCCCCAGGTCCTGCTGGTATATGGACAGAGGGCTTTCTGTGGGGGAGTAATATATACGCCCACCTGGATCTTGACTGCTGCACACTGTTTGGAGAACCTACAATTGAAACACCTGAAAATAATTGCAGGTACTATGCCAATGAGTTTTGATGGTCCTTTGTTTTGCATTTCCTTGTAACCACATTCATTGCAGTTCTCACAATGGTAAGATGAGTCACCCATGACAAAGTTGGTTCAGTTGTCatattcctgtgtgtgcttggttCACTGTTATGAATTTAAAAAGCATATGTAATAAATACGGAATTAATCGGTAAGATAATATTATAGGGTAGCACTTAATTATAACAGGCCACAATACATTTAAAAGTAGCCATTACTTAATACTTTGTAGATGATTGTTAATGAGTACTAATATagcttattattattactaaatgtttttcattatttaaaaatacacGTTTTAAACGGCATTTAAATATTACTGATTACTACTACGAGTGAATGGAAAGGGAAGATGCTGCATCACTGGCGGTCCAGGCTCCAATGGCAAGGGCTGTCTTATCTGATCGGAGCTTGAGCTTTAGGGTGGGTGTTTGTCATTTGTGCACTGGCCTATTGGAATATTTAGTCTGCTAGTGGTGGGTTGCACCAACTAGGATTAAATTAAGCATGGTTTAGGGCTAATCAAGGATTTGTTGATCTAGGTTTTATTTTAATTCGAGTTGCACCAATTTTAAGCTCTGCTTAACAAATCAGTGATAATAACCTTAACCTATGATTTCAACCTTGAACATTCATTTTGATTGTCCACCATCATGGATTGGCCAgtattaataaaaaagcaacacTGTTACAGTCTTGAGACTAATCGTTTGCTTgacttttttttaccattttgaTGTACTGGAAttggagaaagaaaataatataaTTCAGATACAAAATGAGAACTAAGTACTAAGAGAAGTGCTTCTTTTACAGAGGGAGACACTGCCGCTTCAAAAAGATACACTTCTGGCGGgcataatttttttattttgtaaattaaATTTGGTTGGTGACGGTAAAAGTTATCAGACATGTTACaaaatatttattgatttaataTTTCGAATTGGTTGTGTGGATCCTTTGTATACTGTTAAACATtcattgaaataaatgaaagatGAATCTTTGTTTAGGAAAAGGATGAAAAACCAAGGCAACTGTTCTTTAGAGAAGGCTAATGAAGACAGAAAACCTTTAATCAATGGCTATTATGGAATTATTAAAAACTCTGACGTGCTTCAGCCAGGATCTTTCTCAGGGAGTTAAATCGAACAGCTGGTCATTGAGCATTGTTTATGGGCTTGGTTCAAATCATCagcaatcaataatcaatattcAACAATCAAAAACACTAAAAGAAAATGCTTGAATACAATTAGCATAGAAGTAGAATATAAAAGTTTAAATGTGACTCTATCGAACACATACGAGGTGTGATCAAAAAGTTCCAGGACTGCACCAGTAAAAAGCAAAAACAGTACCTGATTTAAATTTGGCCACCACCTCATTCACTGCTCCCAGTGCTCCAGTCACGCTTGGGAGACTCCCTGGAAGTCCTGTTGATTGAGCTTATCCAGCACCATCTGCAATGCGCCTTGGATCTCCTCCACTGTATCAAAACATAGACTCTTCAGCTTGAAGTTCATCttggggaagagaaaaaaagtccCATGGAGTCAATCCGGTGAGTAGGGGTGGCTGGGTGGCCCTGCGATTTCCCCCTCTACCCTTAGATGAAGTTCAAGCTGACGGGTTGCCAGTGAACTTCGTGGGGAAGAGGAACATGTATGGCAGCAAAGAATGGCATCATAGTATGGCAGGAAAGTATGGCATCATAGTATAGCAGGAAAGTATGGCATCATAGTATAGCAGGAAAAATAATCCAGACCATTTGGCACCATACTGCACTTCCAGTTTCTTCTtggctgctgttgttgtggCCTTCTCGTCAACTTTGCAAATCTTTTGTGCTCTTCAGAGGTGCAAATCTGGACAAGTCTGCCCTAATATATGGTACAATATGAGCAACATAATAGATCACAGCTCACCTCTTAGCACCCCATGGACACTGGGATATCAGtcgagaggcagagaagagcagCATGACAGCTCCCTCCCAAGGGCTCAAGTTATGCATCAATGTTAATTTGGGGTTCTTTATGTGCTGGTATCACTCCGACTCATATTTTTTATCTTTGAACCTTTCCTCTCTCAGCAGATATATGACACTGACATAGTATGGGGAGCGATTCAGCATCAGTGCAAAATTATTAGGTTCTAGAATAAATGGTTTACTAtattgaaaggaaaaaaagagggatagTCAAGCTGATAGAAATTATATTTGATTTAAACGCATATGCAACTAAAATCAAAATAGTGGTGGGAACGATTTTAGCTAATCAGAAAAGAGGTATGGACATCCCCACTGTCCCTACCATAAatggttccatggcaatgttccgaaggcccattattccgacagcccgctgttccgaaattgtgagcacagcaacgtgaaccactatagcccacatgcacatcccaatgaatcacacaatcataaacatataaatgcatttatttcacaatttatgattgccaacgcatgcatactttgtcagtgcttgacaagatctgcgtaatgtcctgcgacaatctgccggtgatttccttcgcatgagtggtaccccatattcaaaaccagagtaggctgttaacaaatattgcctaggaaaagttatatgcatGATAggccggtgagcgtctccgctgcgcaaactaaatgctgtgtgtgtttgtgccacttaaaatatttctaaatttcgcCAGGGGGAcaatttttcggaatattgagatttcggaatatcgggctttcggaaaaCACTGGGCCGCCCCCCCATAAATGATGCCCATAGACATCAATACTGGTAATAAGTGCTGTTGGCGACCGTTGCTGACTAGCTATATTTGCTAGCTAGCCTCCCAAGTTTGAATCGCTCTGTATCAGGAGGAATCCTAATTTTTGTTATGCTGGGCAACTGCTCTTTTTCTGTTAAAATGCCCTAACAACCCTACGGAATAGCTCTTTCGATTCGGTTAACATACTACCAGTCCTACCAGAGTTCTGTGGAATAATTGTAACTGGGAGTTTGTCATAGCTGGTTCAGACTGCACATGTAAAGCTATCCACGTGAAGACTACAATTTGTATTTATGTGGTCTAGATATGAACTACAcctgaaaaatgaaaatagcTATTCTTGTATTATCGAGCTTTAAAATGAATAATTTTATTTGGAAATGAACCGTGTGAACTGAAGCTCATTGTATGGTGGAACTTTCACAAGgtaagtaaaataaataagGTAATTCAGGCCAATGCCAGCACATGGAATGTGCTGTTTTGGGGACAGGACCTGAATGGATCATGGAATGTTTTGATGTGCAGGGACTGAACATATATCTGAACCTGatattaaagcagcacaacggaggaattgctaatcgctaacgagatgctagcggctaaacctagcgaaacctgttgaaattagCTTACTTTGATACTATGACAAagtagtgagtcaacaactttcctaacacagtcaaacttcaaggaagtgcaacacaagacaaagcaagacggcaaataaggtacttactagtccggcagagagtagtacTCGGGCGTCTTCCAGAAACTTACATAGCgaagtaatatgcctacggaccctggtatggcaattgcacagaggccattctccatattaaatgtcattgtagcgccccattttcttaaggtaaaattgctaaccctaaagtacaattgctacaaaCTGTTACTTTAATAATCTAAATTAAAAAAACGTTGTTGTTTacgtgtgtttctctgtgtgtctgtttgcatgtcCCAGGCGAACATGATCGTGATGTGGATGAAGGCACGGAGCAGACCATCATGGTGAAGCAGATGATTTCACATCCCAATTATGTGCCCGTGACAGCAGATAATGACATCGCCCTCCTGCGTCTCCATCATCCTATTGTGCTCACCTCTCACGCTGTACCTGTTTGCCTACCAACACGTGCCCTTGCGGAACGTGAGCTCTGGGCCATCCACTTCCACACAGTTAGTGGATGGGGACGCCGCAGTGAAGGTGGACCTACGTCCACTATCCTCAGACGACTGAAGGTGCCACGTATCCGAACACAGGAATGTGTCGAGAACAGCAATGTGTCACTCACTTTGAATATGTTTTGTGCTGGATACATTGAGGGCCAAGAGGACTCGTGCAAAGGGGACAGTGGCGGTCCTCTGGTCACTCATTATCGTAACACAACATTTCTATTGGGAATTGTGAGCTGGGGAAAGGGTTGTGCTCGACCAGGGAATTATGGTATTTACACTCGGGTGTC
Above is a window of Clupea harengus chromosome 21, Ch_v2.0.2, whole genome shotgun sequence DNA encoding:
- the LOC105896512 gene encoding coagulation factor VII-like, with translation MLHLQAFYLTLLLTTLCYCYPVSVFLEADVAHEVLQRSRRANSGWFEELKMGDLERECLEELCSYEEAREVFEHTETTNEFWHKYNVVDHCLSSPCANDGSCTTRLESYTCLCLPGFSGRNCEQEYKAIPETCLYDNGGCEHFCQEKEGQRYCSCADGYFLGANGEKCFTQEDIPCGKAPLDPSVSLGGSLDPRARIVGGSVCPKGHCPWQVLLVYGQRAFCGGVIYTPTWILTAAHCLENLQLKHLKIIAGEHDRDVDEGTEQTIMVKQMISHPNYVPVTADNDIALLRLHHPIVLTSHAVPVCLPTRALAERELWAIHFHTVSGWGRRSEGGPTSTILRRLKVPRIRTQECVENSNVSLTLNMFCAGYIEGQEDSCKGDSGGPLVTHYRNTTFLLGIVSWGKGCARPGNYGIYTRVSNYLEWVQEHTSVLGFNTTMK